CGCCGACCAGCGCGGTCGGATAGAAAGCCTGCATGCTTAGGGGTAGCAAGATCGGGCTCAGGGCCCGGCACGACGAGGACATTCCGATCCTTCGGACCGAGCTCTACGACGACGTGGTCATCGGCTCGCGAGCCGAAGCCGCGCCGTGGCGGCCGGTCACGCCCGGTTCGAAGGATCCGCGGCTCGTGGTGGACGACACGGTCCAGGGGCACGTCCCGTTCTCCGTGGTGGAGTTGGACGGCGGCGCGCTGGTCGGCACCGCGAACCTGTGGGGCATCGACAACCACCACCGGTCCGCGCACATCGGGCTCGGGCTGCTGCCGTCCGCCCGCGGCAAGGGCTACAGCACCGACGTGGTCGCGGTGCTGTGCCACTACGGCTTCGTCGTGCGCGGCCTCCACCGCCTCCAGATCGAGACGCTCGCGGACAACACCGCGATGCTGCGCTCCGCCGAGCGCAACGGCTTCGTCCGCGAGGGCGTCCTGCGCTCCTCGGCCTGGGTGTTGGGCGAGTTCCTGGACGAAGTACTGCTCGGCCTTCTCGTCCAGGACTGGAAGCCGGACCCGGCGGCTTAGGCAAGGACAGTCGTCGGGGCCGTACGTCGGCAGGGAGGATCGACAGGGAGCCTCGACAGGGCGGCTCGGCAGGGCGGTTCGACCGCGAGGCCGCGTCAGCGGACCACGTCGAAGACCTGCTTCTGCAGACCGTTGGCGTAGACCTCGTGCTCGACGAGCTTCAGCTTCTGGGTGTCCTTGTCGGTGGCGCTGAAGAGCCGCTTGCCCGCGCCGAGGAGGAGCGGGAAGACGAGCAGGTGGTAGCGGTCGATCAGGCCGGCGTCCGAGAGGGCCTGGTTCAGGGTGGCGCTGCCGTGGACGATGATCGGGCCGCCCTCGGTCTCCTTCAGCGCGGCGACCTCGTCGAGCGAGCGCAGGATCGTCGTCTCGCCCCAGTTCGACACCAGGTCGTCCTCGGTGAGCGTGGTGGAGACGACGTACTTCGGCATCTCCTTGTAGTCGGCGAAGTCCTCCATGTCGGGCCACACGGGGCTGAA
The sequence above is a segment of the Streptomyces sp. NBC_01255 genome. Coding sequences within it:
- a CDS encoding dihydrofolate reductase family protein gives rise to the protein MRTLITSAFISLDGVVEGPGGEPGYRNSGWTFKDVEFLPEAFEIKGREQKEASAILLGRTSYEAFSPVWPDMEDFADYKEMPKYVVSTTLTEDDLVSNWGETTILRSLDEVAALKETEGGPIIVHGSATLNQALSDAGLIDRYHLLVFPLLLGAGKRLFSATDKDTQKLKLVEHEVYANGLQKQVFDVVR
- a CDS encoding GNAT family N-acetyltransferase; its protein translation is MLRGSKIGLRARHDEDIPILRTELYDDVVIGSRAEAAPWRPVTPGSKDPRLVVDDTVQGHVPFSVVELDGGALVGTANLWGIDNHHRSAHIGLGLLPSARGKGYSTDVVAVLCHYGFVVRGLHRLQIETLADNTAMLRSAERNGFVREGVLRSSAWVLGEFLDEVLLGLLVQDWKPDPAA